In Pseudomonas sp. Leaf58, one DNA window encodes the following:
- a CDS encoding ribonuclease E inhibitor RraB, with protein sequence MSSQNDDISSNVLRQMKAGGFDFTQIHPIEFYAIFPDEAAARRAAGQFRGESLNAQVKELGDGAWHLELSKVMYATYGGIGDFEEAFEQLVSPYGGEVEGWGVKHERPIA encoded by the coding sequence ATGAGCAGCCAAAACGACGATATCAGCAGCAACGTCCTGCGCCAGATGAAAGCAGGCGGTTTTGACTTCACCCAAATTCATCCCATCGAGTTTTACGCCATATTCCCCGACGAAGCAGCGGCCCGCCGCGCGGCTGGGCAGTTTCGCGGTGAATCCCTCAATGCCCAGGTGAAGGAGCTGGGCGACGGTGCCTGGCACCTGGAACTGAGCAAAGTCATGTATGCCACCTATGGCGGCATTGGCGACTTCGAAGAGGCCTTCGAGCAGCTGGTGTCACCTTATGGTGGTGAGGTGGAAGGGTGGGGGGTCAAGCACGAGCGGCCCATCGCCTGA
- a CDS encoding c-type cytochrome — protein sequence MRHCLALLALFLSLPLSAAQLHLELGATSRQWSSAQLLEHPQARDISIEQDVSYKRPMHYRAVPLAALLEGVSASEHLQAVALDGFAAEMPAAPLLQQGPAQAWLAVEDPAKPWPALGQGQPSAGPFYLVWTAPQASGIRPEQWPFQISTIRKLAAVEARFPTLLPDPQLPADSPVRQGFALFQQNCLACHRLNGAGDAQLGPDLNVPHNPTEYFRPEYLRQLIRDPQSLRRWPQAKMPGFAESVLSERELDALLAYLGHMAGRRP from the coding sequence ATGCGCCACTGCCTTGCCCTGTTAGCGTTGTTCCTGAGCCTGCCGCTGTCGGCGGCGCAACTGCACCTTGAACTGGGTGCCACGTCGCGCCAGTGGAGCAGTGCCCAATTGCTCGAGCACCCGCAGGCCCGGGACATCAGCATCGAACAGGACGTGTCTTATAAGCGCCCCATGCACTATCGGGCGGTGCCGCTGGCCGCGCTACTGGAGGGTGTGAGCGCCAGCGAGCACCTGCAAGCCGTGGCCTTGGACGGTTTTGCCGCCGAAATGCCTGCTGCCCCACTGTTGCAGCAAGGGCCTGCACAGGCCTGGCTAGCCGTGGAAGACCCGGCCAAGCCGTGGCCGGCATTGGGCCAGGGCCAACCGAGTGCGGGGCCGTTCTACCTGGTGTGGACCGCGCCGCAGGCCAGCGGCATTCGCCCGGAGCAGTGGCCGTTCCAAATTTCCACTATCCGTAAGCTGGCCGCTGTCGAGGCGCGCTTTCCGACACTGCTGCCCGACCCGCAACTACCGGCTGACAGCCCGGTGCGCCAAGGCTTTGCCCTGTTCCAGCAAAACTGCCTGGCGTGTCACCGGCTCAATGGCGCGGGGGATGCGCAATTGGGGCCGGATTTGAATGTGCCGCACAACCCCACCGAGTACTTCCGGCCTGAATATCTGCGCCAGCTGATACGAGACCCGCAAAGCCTACGGCGCTGGCCGCAGGCGAAAATGCCAGGGTTTGCCGAAAGTGTATTGAGCGAGCGGGAGCTGGATGCATTGTTGGCTTATCTGGGGCATATGGCTGGGCGCAGGCCTTGA
- a CDS encoding amidotransferase, translating into MSLRICILETDVLRPELTAQYQGYGRMFEQLFSRQPIAAEFRVYNVMNGDYPADDAVFDAYLVTGSKADSFGTDPWIQTLKAYLLKLYERGEKLLGVCFGHQLLALTLGGKAERAEQGWGVGIHRYSLAAHAPWMDPEVSELTLLISHQDQVTELPEGATVIASSDFCPNAAYHIRDQVLCFQGHPEFVHDYSRALLDARQEHLGDEVYHKAVASLASEHQGDLVGEWMLRFIQRHDAA; encoded by the coding sequence ATGTCGTTACGCATCTGCATCCTTGAAACCGATGTCCTGCGACCGGAGTTGACCGCGCAGTACCAGGGCTACGGAAGGATGTTCGAGCAACTGTTCTCGCGTCAGCCGATCGCGGCAGAATTTCGTGTGTACAACGTGATGAACGGCGACTATCCCGCCGATGACGCAGTGTTCGATGCCTACCTGGTAACGGGTAGCAAGGCCGATTCGTTCGGTACCGATCCATGGATCCAAACCCTCAAGGCCTACCTGCTGAAACTGTACGAGCGTGGCGAGAAGCTGTTGGGTGTGTGTTTCGGCCACCAACTGCTGGCGTTGACCCTGGGTGGCAAGGCCGAGCGGGCCGAGCAGGGCTGGGGGGTGGGCATCCACCGCTATTCGCTGGCGGCCCATGCCCCGTGGATGGACCCGGAGGTGTCGGAACTAACCTTGCTGATCAGCCACCAGGACCAGGTGACCGAGTTGCCGGAAGGTGCCACGGTGATTGCCTCCAGCGATTTCTGCCCGAACGCGGCGTACCACATTCGTGACCAAGTGCTGTGCTTCCAGGGGCACCCGGAATTCGTCCATGACTACTCCCGCGCGCTGCTGGATGCACGCCAGGAGCACCTGGGCGATGAGGTGTACCACAAGGCCGTGGCCAGCCTGGCCAGCGAGCACCAGGGCGACTTGGTAGGGGAGTGGATGTTGCGGTTTATCCAGCGGCACGACGCGGCGTAA
- a CDS encoding magnesium and cobalt transport protein CorA, whose amino-acid sequence MGRVVASAVYSAGRKVTNISIDEGSEWARKPGHFVWIGLEEPNAEELANLQRQFNLHELAIEDALEKHSRPKLETFGDALFIVTYSPVRHEGKLEFIETHIFAGNGYIITCRNGHSKSYALVRQRCEARPLLLEHGEDFVLYALLDFVTENYQPVSEAIHGEIEELEQSVLGGSLQEDDIRRLHSLRRDILRLRRYVAPMVEVSEELQRLNFPFIDKNMRPYFRDVQIHVTRQMEDLAGIRDIASQTIEIGMLLESSRQSIVQRKFAAWAAILAFPTAIAGIYGMNFQNMPELGWHYGYFGVLGLITAGCAGLYASFKKSGWL is encoded by the coding sequence ATGGGTCGAGTCGTGGCATCGGCGGTGTACAGCGCCGGCAGAAAAGTCACCAACATCAGCATCGACGAAGGCAGCGAGTGGGCGCGCAAGCCGGGGCATTTTGTGTGGATCGGCCTGGAAGAGCCCAACGCCGAAGAACTGGCCAACCTGCAGCGCCAGTTCAACCTGCACGAACTGGCCATCGAAGACGCCCTGGAAAAGCACAGCCGGCCCAAGCTGGAAACCTTCGGCGACGCACTGTTCATCGTCACTTATTCGCCGGTGCGCCACGAAGGCAAGCTGGAGTTCATCGAAACCCACATTTTTGCCGGCAACGGCTACATCATCACCTGCCGCAATGGCCACTCCAAATCCTACGCCCTGGTGCGCCAGCGTTGCGAGGCACGGCCGTTGCTGCTGGAGCACGGCGAAGACTTCGTGCTGTACGCCCTGCTCGACTTCGTCACCGAGAACTACCAGCCGGTCAGCGAGGCCATTCATGGCGAAATCGAAGAGCTGGAGCAAAGCGTGCTTGGCGGGTCCCTGCAAGAGGACGACATCCGCCGCCTGCACAGCCTGCGCCGCGACATCCTGCGCCTGCGCCGCTATGTAGCACCGATGGTCGAGGTGAGCGAAGAACTGCAGCGCCTGAACTTTCCGTTCATCGACAAAAACATGCGCCCGTACTTCCGTGATGTGCAAATCCACGTGACGCGGCAGATGGAAGACCTGGCCGGCATCCGCGACATCGCCAGCCAAACCATCGAGATCGGCATGTTGCTGGAGTCGTCACGGCAAAGCATCGTGCAACGCAAGTTCGCCGCCTGGGCAGCTATTTTGGCGTTCCCCACGGCGATTGCCGGGATATACGGGATGAACTTCCAGAACATGCCGGAACTGGGGTGGCATTACGGGTATTTCGGGGTACTGGGGTTGATTACGGCGGGGTGTGCGGGGTTGTATGCCAGCTTCAAGAAGTCTGGCTGGCTTTGA
- a CDS encoding 1-acyl-sn-glycerol-3-phosphate acyltransferase has translation MLYSLRMFLLSLHFLVAGALGLVIGLCRPFNPDNSRLFARLYSLPATWLMRIKVKAEVGPLWDQPPGCVIIANHQSNFDLFVLGQVVPQRTVAIGKKSLRWLPLFGQLFWLGGNVLIDRNNAYQARKAMQKTTQVLQDATSIWIFPEGTRNAGEHLLAFKKGAFHMAVEAGVPIVPVCVSRYAGRLGLNSWGQRTVIVRSLPPIATAGLSQQDVPALVEQCRGQMQQCIDRMEAELANG, from the coding sequence GTGCTTTATTCATTGCGCATGTTCCTGCTGTCGCTGCATTTTCTGGTCGCCGGCGCCCTGGGCCTGGTGATTGGCCTGTGCCGCCCCTTCAACCCCGACAACAGCCGCCTGTTCGCCCGCCTGTATAGCCTGCCGGCCACCTGGCTGATGCGCATCAAGGTCAAGGCCGAGGTCGGCCCGTTATGGGACCAGCCGCCTGGCTGCGTGATCATTGCCAACCACCAGTCCAACTTCGACCTGTTCGTGCTGGGCCAGGTGGTGCCACAACGCACCGTGGCCATCGGCAAGAAGAGCCTGCGCTGGCTCCCGCTGTTCGGCCAGCTGTTCTGGCTGGGCGGCAACGTGTTGATCGACCGCAACAACGCCTACCAGGCGCGTAAGGCCATGCAAAAGACCACCCAGGTGCTGCAGGACGCCACCTCGATCTGGATTTTCCCCGAAGGCACACGCAATGCCGGCGAGCACCTGTTGGCCTTCAAGAAAGGCGCGTTTCACATGGCCGTCGAGGCCGGTGTACCGATCGTACCGGTGTGCGTCAGCCGCTATGCCGGGCGCCTGGGCCTGAACAGCTGGGGCCAGCGCACGGTGATCGTGCGCTCGCTGCCACCGATTGCCACGGCAGGCTTGAGCCAGCAGGACGTGCCCGCACTGGTCGAACAATGCCGCGGGCAGATGCAGCAGTGCATCGACCGCATGGAAGCGGAACTGGCCAACGGCTAG
- a CDS encoding crotonase/enoyl-CoA hydratase family protein, with the protein MSELITYHAEDGIATLTLNNGKVNAISPEVITAFNAALDRATQERAVVIITGQPGILSGGYDLKVMTSGPQQAISLVTAGSTLARRLLSHPFPVIVACPGNAVAKGAFLLLSADYRIGVEGPYKVCLNEVQIGMTMHHAGIELARDRLRRSAFHRSVINAEVFDPQGAVDAGFLDKVVPAEQLQDAALAAARELKKLNMLAHKNTKLKVRKGLLEALDQAIALDQQHMG; encoded by the coding sequence ATGAGCGAGCTGATTACCTACCACGCCGAAGACGGCATCGCCACCCTGACCCTGAACAATGGCAAGGTCAATGCCATCTCGCCCGAGGTCATCACCGCCTTCAACGCCGCACTCGACCGCGCCACGCAAGAGCGTGCGGTGGTGATCATTACCGGGCAGCCCGGCATTTTGTCTGGTGGTTACGACCTCAAGGTGATGACCAGCGGCCCTCAGCAGGCAATCAGCCTGGTCACCGCCGGTTCCACCCTCGCCCGCCGCCTGCTGTCGCACCCGTTTCCGGTCATTGTCGCCTGCCCAGGCAACGCCGTGGCCAAGGGCGCGTTCCTGCTGCTGTCGGCTGACTACCGCATTGGCGTCGAAGGGCCGTACAAGGTGTGCCTGAACGAAGTGCAAATCGGCATGACCATGCACCATGCCGGCATCGAGCTGGCCCGCGACCGCCTGCGCCGCTCGGCCTTCCACCGCTCGGTGATCAACGCCGAGGTGTTCGACCCGCAGGGTGCAGTGGACGCCGGCTTCCTCGACAAGGTGGTGCCGGCTGAACAGCTACAAGACGCGGCACTGGCCGCAGCGCGGGAGCTGAAGAAGCTGAACATGCTGGCGCACAAGAACACCAAGCTGAAAGTGCGCAAGGGGCTGCTGGAGGCGTTGGACCAGGCGATCGCGCTGGACCAGCAGCATATGGGTTGA
- a CDS encoding TonB-dependent siderophore receptor, translating into MPPRHPRLPLSLLSLGLALQCPQVLAEDSVLLAPLQVSDTFTNDGYQARQAAVGGFQPAPVLDTPAAISVFSQQLLEDRQVRKLSEVLQSDASVGESYAPIGYYENFNVRGFELNAASSYRINGQTIAGEQNVALENKQQVELLKGLSGLQSGVSEPGGLVNYVTKRAEDVRSVTLSSNEQGERYLATDLGGWFGSERQFGLRANLAHEDIRSYVDHADGKRDFAALAFDWQINPDATLQLDAEYQHREQPSVPGYQLLGGSAVPHGIDPDDRLAYQHWAKPVQNDSLNLGGRFDYRFNEAWTGTLSASRSKVVIDDYSAFAWGSSEGAFFASNGDYDIYDFRSPDDTRRTDEAQAMLNGRFDALGVGHELTVGASAQRRTLDQRPYYNEWLGTGNIYTGAPALDPSDKPVGASERRLDSRQYGLFVSDRISFNEQWQTVLGAREVRLDEKTWDEQGLAGRHTRQYQLLPNAALIYKPQPNTSLYASYSKGLSAGGTAPWFATNAAEILAPTTSHQLELGLKHDWQGLSFSAALFQIRQAYQYARPDGAGNFTYVQQGQQKNTGLELGASGWVTSNLQLQASAAAIRARVQNSGTEAYEGHQAINVPKFRAALQAEYTLPVPGLALLGGARYSASKYASQAGNVAVGGYSVFDVGSRYRTRIGGYDTVLRLTVDNLFDKRYWRDVGDYLGDNYLFQGAPRTARLSASVNF; encoded by the coding sequence ATGCCCCCGCGTCACCCCCGCCTGCCCCTGAGCCTGCTCAGCCTGGGCCTGGCCCTGCAGTGCCCGCAAGTGCTGGCCGAAGACAGCGTGTTACTGGCCCCGCTGCAGGTGTCCGACACTTTCACCAACGATGGCTACCAGGCACGCCAGGCCGCGGTAGGTGGCTTCCAGCCAGCGCCCGTGCTCGACACCCCTGCCGCTATCAGCGTGTTCAGCCAGCAGCTGCTGGAAGACCGCCAGGTGCGCAAGCTCAGCGAGGTGCTGCAAAGCGACGCCTCGGTGGGCGAAAGCTATGCCCCCATCGGTTACTACGAAAACTTCAACGTCCGCGGCTTCGAGCTGAATGCCGCCAGCAGCTACCGCATCAACGGCCAGACCATCGCCGGCGAGCAGAACGTGGCGCTGGAGAACAAGCAACAGGTGGAGTTGCTCAAGGGCCTGTCCGGGCTGCAGAGCGGCGTGTCGGAGCCGGGCGGCCTGGTCAACTACGTGACCAAGCGCGCCGAAGACGTACGCAGCGTCACGCTATCGAGCAACGAACAAGGCGAGCGCTACCTGGCCACCGACTTGGGCGGCTGGTTCGGCAGCGAGCGGCAATTTGGCCTGCGGGCCAACCTGGCCCACGAAGACATCCGCTCGTACGTCGACCACGCCGACGGCAAGCGCGACTTCGCCGCGCTGGCGTTCGACTGGCAAATCAACCCGGATGCCACCCTGCAACTGGATGCTGAATACCAGCACCGAGAACAGCCCTCGGTGCCCGGTTACCAGCTGCTCGGTGGCAGCGCAGTACCCCACGGCATCGACCCGGACGACCGCCTGGCCTACCAGCATTGGGCCAAGCCGGTGCAGAACGACTCGCTGAACCTGGGCGGGCGCTTCGACTACCGCTTCAACGAAGCGTGGACCGGTACCTTGAGCGCCTCGCGCAGCAAGGTGGTGATCGATGACTACAGCGCGTTTGCCTGGGGGTCGAGCGAAGGCGCGTTCTTTGCCAGCAATGGCGACTATGACATCTACGACTTCCGCAGCCCCGACGATACCCGCCGCACCGATGAGGCACAGGCCATGCTCAACGGGCGCTTCGATGCGCTGGGCGTGGGCCATGAGCTGACGGTGGGCGCCAGTGCGCAGCGGCGTACGCTGGACCAGCGCCCGTACTACAACGAGTGGCTCGGTACCGGCAACATCTACACGGGCGCCCCGGCCCTCGACCCGTCAGACAAACCCGTTGGCGCCAGCGAACGCCGCCTGGACAGCCGCCAGTACGGCCTGTTCGTCAGCGACCGCATCAGCTTCAACGAACAATGGCAGACCGTGCTGGGTGCTCGTGAAGTGCGCCTGGATGAAAAGACCTGGGACGAACAAGGGCTAGCCGGCCGCCATACCCGCCAGTACCAACTGTTGCCCAATGCTGCGCTTATCTATAAGCCACAGCCAAACACCTCGTTATACGCCAGCTATTCCAAAGGCCTGTCTGCCGGCGGTACGGCACCGTGGTTTGCCACTAACGCGGCTGAAATCCTCGCCCCCACCACCTCACACCAACTGGAACTGGGCCTGAAGCACGACTGGCAAGGCCTGAGCTTCAGCGCCGCGTTGTTCCAGATCCGCCAGGCGTACCAGTACGCGCGCCCGGACGGCGCCGGTAACTTCACCTACGTGCAGCAAGGCCAACAGAAAAACACCGGCCTGGAGCTAGGCGCCAGTGGCTGGGTGACCTCGAACCTGCAACTGCAGGCCAGCGCTGCGGCCATACGGGCCCGGGTGCAGAACAGCGGTACCGAGGCTTATGAAGGCCACCAGGCGATCAATGTGCCCAAGTTCCGCGCGGCGCTGCAGGCGGAATACACCCTGCCGGTGCCCGGGCTGGCACTGCTGGGCGGCGCGCGGTATAGCGCCAGCAAGTACGCGAGCCAGGCGGGGAATGTGGCGGTTGGGGGGTATTCGGTGTTCGATGTGGGCAGCCGCTACCGCACGCGTATCGGCGGATATGACACGGTGCTGCGGCTGACGGTGGATAACCTGTTCGACAAGCGTTATTGGCGCGATGTGGGGGATTACCTGGGGGACAACTACCTGTTCCAGGGGGCGCCGCGTACCGCCAGGTTGTCGGCTTCGGTGAACTTCTAG
- a CDS encoding MFS transporter, producing MYTPTLSRALILLKATATGLAVASNYYAQPLLHSIAQQFGLSTASAGSIVIAAQLSYGAGLLLLAPLGDLFEQRRLITVMTAVATLGLVISACAPSLPWLILGTALTGLFSVVAQILVPMAASLSEPHLRGRAVGTLMSGLLLGILLARTAAGFMAELGGWRSIYVLAALLMAITAVALYRNLPQHHSHAGLKYPALIGSVFRLFREEPVLRLRSLLGLLAFSLFALFWTPLAFLLAQGPYHYSDAVIGLFGLAGAAGALSANWAGRLADRGKGALGTTVGLVVLLLSWVPLGFAEQSLLALLLGVLMLDLAVQLVHVSNQNAVIALRPEARTRLNAGYITCYFIGGALGSLLGTQLFQHQGWMGIVVAGLLIGGLALLAWLVAARKAAA from the coding sequence ATGTATACCCCCACCTTGAGTCGCGCACTCATCCTGCTGAAGGCCACCGCCACCGGCCTGGCCGTGGCCAGCAACTACTACGCACAACCGCTACTGCACAGCATCGCGCAGCAGTTCGGCCTGAGCACCGCCAGTGCCGGCAGCATCGTCATTGCCGCGCAGCTCAGTTATGGCGCCGGCTTGCTGCTGCTGGCGCCGCTGGGCGACCTGTTCGAACAGCGGCGGTTGATCACCGTCATGACTGCCGTTGCCACCCTCGGCCTGGTCATCAGCGCCTGCGCCCCCAGCCTGCCCTGGCTGATCCTCGGTACGGCGCTGACCGGGCTGTTCTCGGTGGTGGCGCAAATTCTGGTGCCCATGGCCGCCAGCCTCAGCGAGCCACACCTGCGCGGGCGCGCTGTAGGCACATTGATGAGTGGCCTGTTGCTGGGCATTCTGCTGGCGCGCACCGCGGCCGGTTTCATGGCCGAGTTGGGCGGCTGGCGCAGCATTTACGTGCTGGCCGCGTTGCTCATGGCCATCACCGCTGTGGCGCTGTACCGCAACCTGCCACAGCACCACAGCCACGCCGGGCTGAAATACCCGGCGCTGATCGGTTCGGTGTTCCGCCTGTTCCGCGAAGAGCCGGTGCTGCGCCTGCGCTCGCTGCTCGGCCTGCTGGCGTTTAGCCTGTTCGCCCTGTTCTGGACGCCATTGGCGTTTCTGCTGGCGCAAGGCCCGTACCACTATTCGGACGCCGTGATTGGCCTGTTCGGCCTGGCCGGTGCAGCGGGTGCCCTGTCGGCCAACTGGGCCGGGCGTTTGGCCGACCGTGGCAAGGGCGCGCTGGGCACCACCGTGGGCTTGGTGGTGTTGCTGCTGTCATGGGTACCGCTGGGTTTTGCCGAGCAATCGTTGCTGGCCTTGCTGCTGGGCGTGTTAATGCTCGACCTGGCGGTGCAATTGGTGCACGTCAGCAACCAGAATGCGGTAATTGCCTTACGGCCCGAGGCACGTACGCGGCTGAATGCCGGGTATATCACCTGTTACTTCATTGGCGGGGCGCTGGGGTCGTTGCTGGGCACGCAGTTGTTCCAGCACCAAGGCTGGATGGGGATCGTGGTGGCCGGGCTGCTGATTGGCGGGCTGGCGTTGCTGGCGTGGCTGGTTGCCGCCCGCAAAGCCGCGGCGTAA
- a CDS encoding 3-oxoacyl-ACP reductase family protein produces MSKQYTLEGKVALVQGGSRGIGAAIVRRLAREGAQVAFTYVSSAGPAEALAREITENGGHALALRADSADAAAVQLAVDDAVKAFGRLDILVNNAGVLTVAAVTEFDLADFDHMLAVNVRSVFVASQAAARYMGQGGRIINIGSTNAERMPFAGGAPYAMSKAALVGLTRGMARDLGPQGITVNNVQPGPVDTDMNPASGEFAESLIPLMAIGRYGEADEIASFVAYLAGPEAGYITGASLTVDGGFAA; encoded by the coding sequence ATGTCCAAGCAATACACTCTCGAAGGCAAAGTGGCCCTGGTACAGGGCGGTTCCCGCGGCATTGGCGCGGCCATCGTGCGGCGCCTGGCCCGCGAAGGCGCGCAGGTGGCGTTCACCTATGTAAGCTCCGCCGGCCCGGCAGAAGCACTGGCCCGGGAAATTACCGAAAACGGCGGCCATGCCCTGGCCCTGCGGGCCGACAGCGCCGACGCAGCAGCCGTGCAGCTGGCCGTGGACGACGCCGTAAAAGCCTTCGGCCGGCTGGATATTCTGGTCAACAACGCCGGCGTGCTGACGGTAGCCGCGGTGACCGAATTCGACCTGGCCGACTTCGACCACATGCTTGCCGTGAACGTGCGCAGCGTGTTTGTCGCCAGCCAGGCCGCGGCGCGCTACATGGGCCAGGGCGGGCGCATCATCAACATTGGCAGCACCAACGCCGAGCGCATGCCGTTTGCGGGCGGCGCGCCCTATGCCATGAGCAAGGCGGCGCTGGTCGGCCTGACCCGCGGCATGGCCCGCGACCTGGGGCCACAAGGTATTACCGTGAACAACGTGCAGCCGGGGCCGGTGGACACCGACATGAACCCGGCCAGCGGCGAGTTCGCTGAAAGCCTGATCCCGCTGATGGCCATCGGGCGGTATGGCGAGGCGGATGAGATTGCCAGCTTCGTCGCTTACCTGGCGGGGCCTGAGGCGGGGTATATCACCGGGGCCAGCCTGACGGTGGATGGTGGGTTTGCAGCCTGA
- a CDS encoding LysR family transcriptional regulator, which yields MAVESFNALECFIRSAEVGSFAEAARRLSLTPAAVGKHVAQLEARLGVRLFQRSTRKLTLTEAGQRFLGEVSDSFRTIQYAVANLASAEGQPAGLLRVSMGTVFGRLYVLPLLAEFLRRYPAITPDWHFDNRQVDLIGQGFDAALGGGFELPPGVVARKLTPAHRVLVAAPAYLARHAPIDDPQALQRHDGILIRSPQTGRVRSWPLTSRWQVQQPMQLRQAMTMSDSDAACAVAEQGLGVALVSLPFAVPYLEGGRLQRVLPDWYVDDGYISLYFAEHKLLPGKTRAFIDFVVEQFAEQGLAGRFDALQTL from the coding sequence ATGGCCGTGGAATCGTTCAACGCCTTGGAGTGTTTCATTCGCAGCGCCGAGGTTGGCAGCTTTGCCGAGGCGGCCAGGCGCCTTAGCCTGACCCCGGCCGCCGTGGGCAAGCATGTTGCCCAGCTGGAAGCGCGCCTCGGGGTGCGGTTGTTCCAGCGTAGTACCCGTAAGCTGACCCTGACCGAAGCGGGGCAGCGATTTCTCGGCGAAGTCAGTGACAGCTTTCGCACCATCCAGTACGCCGTGGCCAACCTGGCCAGTGCCGAGGGGCAGCCGGCTGGGTTGTTGCGGGTGAGTATGGGCACCGTGTTTGGGCGCTTGTATGTGCTGCCCTTGCTAGCTGAGTTTCTGCGTCGCTACCCAGCCATTACCCCGGACTGGCATTTCGACAACCGCCAAGTCGACCTGATCGGCCAGGGCTTTGATGCGGCGCTTGGCGGTGGCTTTGAACTGCCACCGGGGGTGGTGGCACGCAAGTTGACCCCCGCGCACCGGGTGCTGGTGGCGGCGCCAGCGTACTTGGCCCGCCATGCGCCCATCGACGATCCACAGGCCCTGCAGCGGCATGACGGTATCTTGATTCGCTCGCCGCAGACCGGGCGGGTGCGCTCATGGCCGCTGACCAGCCGCTGGCAGGTGCAGCAGCCCATGCAGTTGCGCCAGGCCATGACCATGAGCGATTCCGATGCAGCTTGCGCGGTGGCCGAGCAGGGCTTGGGGGTTGCTCTGGTAAGCCTGCCGTTTGCCGTGCCATACCTGGAGGGCGGGCGGCTGCAGCGGGTGCTGCCGGACTGGTATGTGGACGATGGGTATATCAGCCTGTATTTCGCCGAGCACAAGTTACTGCCGGGCAAGACCCGGGCGTTTATCGATTTTGTGGTGGAGCAGTTTGCCGAGCAGGGGCTGGCGGGGCGGTTCGATGCCTTGCAAACGCTTTAG
- a CDS encoding GreA/GreB family elongation factor codes for MDKPRLLAQIVATLEHDLDVLTRAAQTAYEAATAEENVAENKYDTLGLEASYLATGQARRSAEIRQSLLIYQQLLLRNYDPARGVQVSNLVTLEDADGGQRRLFLGPEAAGLKIGEGDGLVTVITPRSPLGQQLLGKKVDDEVNLGAQASLIVDVV; via the coding sequence ATGGACAAGCCCCGCTTGCTGGCGCAGATCGTCGCCACCCTCGAACATGACCTGGACGTGCTGACCCGCGCAGCACAAACGGCTTATGAGGCCGCCACTGCCGAAGAGAACGTCGCCGAAAACAAGTACGACACCCTGGGCCTGGAGGCCTCATACCTGGCCACCGGCCAGGCCCGGCGCAGCGCGGAGATCCGCCAGAGCTTGCTGATTTACCAGCAATTACTGCTGCGTAATTATGACCCGGCACGTGGGGTGCAGGTGAGCAACCTGGTAACCCTGGAGGATGCCGATGGCGGCCAGCGCCGGCTGTTCCTCGGGCCCGAGGCGGCGGGGTTGAAGATTGGCGAGGGGGATGGGCTGGTGACGGTGATTACCCCGCGTTCGCCGCTGGGGCAGCAGTTGCTCGGCAAGAAGGTTGATGACGAGGTGAACCTGGGAGCCCAGGCATCGTTGATTGTCGATGTCGTCTGA